A stretch of Oncorhynchus mykiss isolate Arlee chromosome 12, USDA_OmykA_1.1, whole genome shotgun sequence DNA encodes these proteins:
- the LOC110486883 gene encoding MIF4G domain-containing protein B isoform X2 — MENCKEDYKIQSFDLETQNLLKTALKEPSTVDLEKVSNVIVDQSLKDQVFSKEAGRICYTIVQAEAKHNNGNVFRRNLLNRLQLEFVAREDTRLRSLQEWVCFVTFICNVFDYLKVNNMPMVALVHPVFDCLLRLAQPDSLNNEEEVDCLVLQLHRIGDQLEKMDGQKMDELFYLLRDGFLLQEGLSSMARLLLLEILEFRAGGWMLSDTAQKYYYSEVTD; from the exons ATGGAAAACTGTAAAGAGGACTACAAGATTCAGTCTTTCGACTTGGAGACCCAGAATCTGCTGAAAACGGCCCTGAAAG aGCCCAGCACGGTGGACCTGGAGAAGGTGTCCAATGTCATCGTGGACCAGTCTTTGAAGGACCAGGTCTTCAGCAAAGAGGCAGGACGCATTTGCTACACTATCGTTCAG GCTGAGGCCAAGCACAACAACGGAAACGTGTTCCGGCGGAATCTGCTTAACCGGCTGCAGCTGGAGTTCGTGGCCCGGGAGGACACACGGCTTCGCTCGCTGCAGGAGTGGGTCTGCTTCGTCACCTTCATCTGCAACGTCTTCGACTACCTCAAG GTGAACAACATGCCTATGGtggctctggtgcatcctgtgtTTGACTGCCTGTTAAGGCTGGCTCAGCCTGACTCACTGAACAACGAGGAAGAG GTAGACTGCCTGGTGCTCCAGCTGCACCGCATCGGGGACCAGCTGGAGAAGATGGACGGACAGAAGATGGACGAGCTCTTCTACCTGCTGCGGGACGGCTTCCTACTGCAGGAGGGCCTGAGCTCCATGGCCCGTCTTCTGCTACTGGAGATCCTGGAGTTCAGAGCCGGGGGCTGGATGCTCAGCGACACGGCCCAGAAATACTACTACAGCGAAGTCACCGACTAG
- the LOC110486883 gene encoding MIF4G domain-containing protein B isoform X1, which yields MENCKEDYKIQSFDLETQNLLKTALKALSLPSEPSTVDLEKVSNVIVDQSLKDQVFSKEAGRICYTIVQAEAKHNNGNVFRRNLLNRLQLEFVAREDTRLRSLQEWVCFVTFICNVFDYLKVNNMPMVALVHPVFDCLLRLAQPDSLNNEEEVDCLVLQLHRIGDQLEKMDGQKMDELFYLLRDGFLLQEGLSSMARLLLLEILEFRAGGWMLSDTAQKYYYSEVTD from the exons ATGGAAAACTGTAAAGAGGACTACAAGATTCAGTCTTTCGACTTGGAGACCCAGAATCTGCTGAAAACGGCCCTGAAAG ccctctctctgccctcagaGCCCAGCACGGTGGACCTGGAGAAGGTGTCCAATGTCATCGTGGACCAGTCTTTGAAGGACCAGGTCTTCAGCAAAGAGGCAGGACGCATTTGCTACACTATCGTTCAG GCTGAGGCCAAGCACAACAACGGAAACGTGTTCCGGCGGAATCTGCTTAACCGGCTGCAGCTGGAGTTCGTGGCCCGGGAGGACACACGGCTTCGCTCGCTGCAGGAGTGGGTCTGCTTCGTCACCTTCATCTGCAACGTCTTCGACTACCTCAAG GTGAACAACATGCCTATGGtggctctggtgcatcctgtgtTTGACTGCCTGTTAAGGCTGGCTCAGCCTGACTCACTGAACAACGAGGAAGAG GTAGACTGCCTGGTGCTCCAGCTGCACCGCATCGGGGACCAGCTGGAGAAGATGGACGGACAGAAGATGGACGAGCTCTTCTACCTGCTGCGGGACGGCTTCCTACTGCAGGAGGGCCTGAGCTCCATGGCCCGTCTTCTGCTACTGGAGATCCTGGAGTTCAGAGCCGGGGGCTGGATGCTCAGCGACACGGCCCAGAAATACTACTACAGCGAAGTCACCGACTAG
- the LOC110486875 gene encoding mitochondrial thiamine pyrophosphate carrier, whose product MVGYDPGSKGAAPAPEDAALSGSAAGMVTRALISPLDVIKIRFQLQIERVSSRHPEGKYWGLFQASRCILAEEGLPAFWKGHVPAQLLSVCFGAVQFASFEFLTEMTHKSTAYDSQTAGVHFVCGGLAACSATVACQPLDTLRTRFAAQGEPKVYGSLRHAVSTMYRTEGALGFYRGLGPTLVAVFPYAGLQFFFYKVLKNLMGPPPKDSNVGGNLRSLVCGSCAGVISKTMTYPFDLIKKRLQVGGFEEARVHFGQVRKYGGFVDCVSQIAREEGLRGFLKGLSPSLVKAAVSTGFTFFWYEFFLNAIQNLKGSQ is encoded by the exons ATGGTGGGCTATGACCCAGGGTCTAAGGGTGCTGCTCCAGCCCCAGAAGATGCAGCCCTGTCTGGGTCAGCCGCAGGCATGGTGACCCGAGCCCTGATCAGCCCCCTGGATGTCATCAAGATAAGATTCCAG TTGCAGATAGAGCGCGTATCGTCAAGGCACCCTGAAGGGAAGTACTGGGGTCTGTTCCAGGCATCACGTTGTATCCTGGCAGAGGAGGGGCTGCCTGCCTTCTGGAAAGGACATGTCCCCGCccagctcctctctgtctgctTCGGGGCAGTACAG TTTGCCAGCTTTGAGTTCCTGACTGAGATGACCCACAAGAGCACCGCATATGACAGCCAGACAGCAGGGGTGCACTTTGTGTGTGGCGGTCTGGCCGCCTGCTCTGCCACTGTAGCCTGCCAGCCACTAGACACACTGCGAACACGCTTCGCAGCTCAGGGAGAGCCCAAG GTGTATGGCAGCCTGAGACATGCTGTGTCCACCATGTACCGCACTGAGGGGGCCCTGGGGTTCTACCGTGGCCTGGGCCCAACACTGGTGGCAGTGTTCCCCTACGCAGGCCTGCAGTTCTTCTTCTACAAGGTCCTCAAGAACCTCATGGGACCACCGCCCAAGGACAGCAACGTCGGAG GCAACCTCAGAAGCTTGGTATGTGGAAGCTGTGCTGGAGTCATCAGCAAGACAATGACCTACCCCTTTGACCTCATCAAAAAGAGACTGCAGGTGGGAGGGTTTGAAGAAGCCAGAGTCCACTTTGGACAG GTGCGGAAGTATGGTGGCTTTGTAGACTGTGTGTCCCAGATCGCCAGAGAGGAGGGTCTCCGGGGCTTTCTCAAAGGCCTATCTCCCAGCCTAGTGAAAGCAGCTGTCTCCACGGGCTTCACCTTCTTCTGGTATGAGTTCTTCCTTAATGCCATACAGAACCTGAAGGGCAGCCAGTGA
- the LOC110486884 gene encoding 28S ribosomal protein S7, mitochondrial — MASTSGLRTTLSKMAASLTGLLKPWTPRVLLVRWSRYNPYYLEPEPRKEVYHIPETELTPEQKEERELKSVRPIKAATNSVTSSVFNDPVLSKFVNMMMKDGDKIIAKGIITQTLENMKRKQVEKYHKAPEGKKAEIECNPYAIFHQALENCKPVIGLASIQKGGKFYQVPIPLTDNRRRFLAMKWMITECRDNKHRRTLMYEKLSQELLAAFSKEGNVVKRKHELHKMAESNRAYAHYRWW, encoded by the exons ATGGCATCTACCAGTGGTCTTCGCACCACACTTTCCAAGATGGCTGCCTCCCTCACAGGTTTACTAAAACCTTGGACACCAAG GGTACTCCTGGTGAGATGGAGCAGGTACAACCCTTACTACCTGGAGCCTGAGCCTCGGAAAGAGGTGTACCACATCCCAGAGACTGAGCTCACACCTGagcagaaagaggagagggagctgAAATCTGTCAGGCCCATAAAGGCAGCCACCAACTCTGTTACCAGCTCTGTTTTCAACGACCCTGTGTTGAG CAAGTTTGTCAACATGATGATGAAAGATGGTGACAAGATTATTGCCAAAGGTATCATCACACAG ACATTGGAGAACATGAAGAGAAAACAGGTGGAGAAGTACCACAAAGCCCCCGAGGGAAAGAAGGCAGAGATCGAGTGTAATCCATACGCCATCTTCCACCAGGCTCTGGAGAACTGCAAGCCTGTCATTGGCCTGGCCAGCATTCAGAAAGGGGGCAAGTTCTATCAG GTGCCCATACCTCTGACAGACAACAGACGGCGCTTCCTGGCCATGAAGTGGATGATCACAGAGTGCCGGGACAACAAGCACAGACGCACACTAATGTACGAAAAACTATCCCAGGAACTGCTGGCCGCCTTCTCCAAGGAGGGCAACGTGGTCAAACGGAAACACGAACTGCACAAGATGGCTGAATCCAACAGAGCCTACGCCCACTATCGCTGGTGGTAG